The following proteins come from a genomic window of Galactobacillus timonensis:
- a CDS encoding MFS transporter, which produces MEAKKLWTHDFAIITVGTVISMFGNALTGFAASLMVLDYTGSTFLYSICLAIYTVPQIVMPLISGAILDRFSRKRAIYMLDFLSAGLYGLAALLVATNHFSPLLLGIYLFLIGSISSIYAVAYDSFYPLLVAEENYQRAYSIAAILETISAVMVPVAAFVYNRWGIAPVFVIDAISFFLAASMETRIGADEKYIARQRNTRSETKAARQVIKDMKEGMQYLHSERGLWYVTLYFAASSIVGGCSTALTLPYFRETYANGEYVYMVVWGMALLGRALGGNYHYRHTMRRQKKYEIALFVYVATNLIEGLYLFCPVPVMAVLCFVSGVLGITSYTIRVSGTQAYVPDEKKGRFNGAFNMLNTAGALIGEVSGGALSQTVGSRLVILLYMLACAGAAVIFIGLHRNAVSKIYNR; this is translated from the coding sequence ATGGAAGCGAAGAAACTGTGGACACACGATTTTGCGATCATAACGGTAGGCACCGTTATTTCGATGTTTGGCAATGCGCTGACGGGCTTTGCGGCCAGTCTCATGGTGCTGGACTATACGGGGTCGACCTTTCTCTATTCCATCTGTCTGGCGATCTACACGGTGCCCCAGATTGTGATGCCCCTGATTTCGGGAGCGATTCTGGATCGCTTTTCGCGCAAGCGTGCCATCTATATGCTTGATTTTCTTTCGGCGGGTCTCTATGGGCTGGCGGCCCTGCTGGTGGCAACAAATCATTTTTCGCCGCTGCTTCTTGGTATTTATCTATTTTTGATCGGCTCGATTTCGAGCATCTATGCTGTTGCCTATGACAGCTTTTATCCGTTACTGGTGGCGGAAGAAAACTATCAGCGTGCCTATTCGATTGCGGCCATTCTGGAAACGATCAGTGCGGTTATGGTCCCGGTGGCGGCGTTTGTCTACAATCGATGGGGCATTGCGCCGGTGTTTGTGATTGATGCGATCAGCTTCTTTCTTGCCGCGAGCATGGAGACTCGGATTGGCGCCGATGAGAAATACATTGCGCGTCAGCGCAATACGCGCAGCGAGACAAAGGCGGCGCGGCAGGTCATAAAAGATATGAAAGAGGGGATGCAGTATCTGCATTCTGAAAGAGGGCTGTGGTATGTGACGCTCTACTTTGCGGCTTCCTCAATTGTCGGCGGCTGTTCGACGGCGCTGACGCTGCCGTATTTCCGTGAGACGTATGCCAATGGGGAATATGTATATATGGTCGTCTGGGGTATGGCACTTCTGGGACGGGCGCTGGGCGGCAACTATCACTACCGCCATACGATGAGGCGGCAGAAGAAGTATGAAATTGCGCTGTTTGTGTATGTGGCCACGAATCTGATTGAGGGTCTGTATCTGTTCTGCCCGGTGCCGGTGATGGCGGTGCTGTGCTTTGTGAGCGGTGTACTTGGCATTACGAGTTATACGATCCGGGTATCGGGGACGCAGGCCTATGTTCCGGACGAAAAAAAGGGCCGCTTCAACGGCGCCTTCAATATGCTTAATACGGCCGGCGCACTGATTGGTGAAGTGAGCGGCGGCGCATTGTCACAGACGGTCGGTTCGCGGCTGGTGATCCTGCTGTATATGCTGGCATGTGCGGGTGCGGCCGTCATTTTCATCGGGCTGCACCGCAATGCGGTTTCAAAAATTTATAATCGCTGA
- the mgtE gene encoding magnesium transporter, which yields MSEQIDQRHLKEILQIIETTENPEQLRDKLDDYHEYDIGAVLPQLTKEQRIKLVRSLDLPRLADIFEYLETEDAEDYLEELPDDLAARILSAMEVDDAVDFLKNTVSEKKESWLSHMNIDVRENLTKLAAYEEDTIASRMTTNFITVHTGSTVPEAMKQVVAQAATHDNISTIYAVNEKGIFAGAFSLKDLIIARKDTPLSDIIVTAYPSVYATEKISDVLSLIENYSEESIPVLSRDNKILGVVTASDVVEVVDDEMGDDYAKLGGLGEEEDLNEPVKESVRKRLPWLILLLFLGMVVSSVVSAYETVVARLTIIMAFQSMILDMSGNVGTQSLAVTIRVLMDENLQSSAKGKLLRKEMETGLINGLILGVIAFFGAGIYIVLAKHYTFAQAFLVSGCIGASLILAMFISSMVGTVVPMFFKKIGVDPAVASGPLITTITDLVGVVSYYSLAWIMLDRFTSM from the coding sequence ATGTCAGAACAGATCGATCAGAGACATCTCAAAGAAATTCTCCAGATTATAGAGACCACCGAAAACCCGGAGCAGCTCCGCGACAAACTCGACGACTACCATGAATATGATATCGGTGCCGTACTGCCGCAGCTGACGAAGGAACAGCGCATCAAGCTTGTGCGCTCCCTCGATCTGCCCCGGCTCGCTGATATCTTTGAATATCTTGAAACCGAGGACGCCGAAGACTACCTCGAAGAACTGCCTGACGACCTGGCGGCACGCATCCTTTCCGCAATGGAAGTGGATGATGCCGTCGACTTTCTGAAGAACACCGTCAGCGAAAAGAAAGAGTCATGGCTCTCGCACATGAACATCGATGTCCGCGAAAACCTGACCAAACTCGCGGCATACGAAGAAGATACGATCGCATCCCGTATGACGACCAACTTCATCACCGTCCATACCGGATCCACCGTACCCGAAGCCATGAAACAGGTCGTAGCCCAGGCCGCGACCCACGACAACATCTCAACTATTTACGCCGTCAATGAAAAAGGCATCTTTGCCGGCGCCTTCTCATTGAAGGATCTGATCATCGCCCGCAAGGATACACCTTTGTCTGACATCATCGTCACCGCCTATCCTTCGGTCTATGCGACGGAAAAGATCTCTGATGTCCTCTCGTTGATTGAAAACTATTCCGAGGAATCGATCCCTGTCCTCTCCCGCGACAACAAAATTCTCGGCGTCGTCACCGCAAGCGACGTCGTCGAAGTCGTCGATGACGAAATGGGTGATGATTACGCAAAACTCGGCGGTCTCGGTGAAGAAGAAGATCTCAACGAACCGGTCAAGGAAAGCGTACGCAAACGTCTCCCGTGGCTCATCCTGCTGTTGTTCCTGGGGATGGTCGTGTCCTCGGTTGTCTCAGCTTATGAAACCGTCGTCGCACGGCTCACCATCATCATGGCCTTCCAGTCCATGATCCTCGACATGTCCGGCAACGTCGGCACCCAGTCGCTTGCCGTCACGATCCGTGTCCTCATGGATGAAAACCTCCAGTCCAGCGCCAAAGGAAAGCTGCTGCGCAAAGAGATGGAAACCGGCCTCATCAACGGCCTCATCCTCGGCGTCATCGCCTTCTTCGGCGCCGGCATCTATATTGTTCTGGCCAAGCACTATACCTTTGCCCAGGCCTTCCTGGTATCCGGCTGTATCGGTGCCAGCCTCATCCTCGCCATGTTCATATCGAGCATGGTAGGAACCGTCGTCCCGATGTTCTTTAAGAAGATCGGCGTCGACCCGGCGGTCGCCTCCGGGCCGCTCATCACAACCATCACCGACCTTGTCGGTGTCGTCAGCTATTATTCCCTCGCCTGGATTATGCTGGACCGCTTCACATCCATGTGA